The Collibacillus ludicampi region AACAAAGGCGAGGAAAAAATTGGGTTGGACACCCAATTACGATCTGCAGTCACTGGTGAAAGAAATGGTGGAACATGACTTGAACGAGGCGAGAAAGGCACAGTATTTGCAAGCCGGAGGGTTTATACACATTAAATGAAAAGGGGCTGCCATTTATAACAGGCATCTTTTTATCAAAGGAGTAGGCGATGAAAGTCATACTATTGTCCGGTGGATCCGGAAAAAGATTATGGCCTCTGTCCAGTGATGCGAGATCCAAGCAGTTTTTAAAGGTTTTAAAAAATGAAAAGAATGAACGGGAGTCGATGGTGCAAAGAGTATGGAATCAATTAAAGCGAGTAAATCTGGCTGAATCAGCGTTCCTGGCTACCAGTCAGTCACAAGTGGAACTGATACAAACTCAATTGGGTAATAAAATTCCGCTGATCATTGAACCGGAACGGCGTGACACATTCCCTGCGATCGTACTCGCTTCTGTTTATTTATACTCACAAGTCAAGGTAGATGTACATGAGGTGATCTGCATACTCCCTGTAGACCCTTTTGTTGAGGACACTTTTTTTAGAAAAGTAATACAATTGGAAAACATGATTCACCAAGAAAAAGCCGATATTGCACTTATAGGTGTCAAGCCTACTTATCCATCCGAGAAATACGGATATATTGTACCTGATCCAAATGCAGGGACTGATTGCGCACACACGTATAAGACCGTAATCCAGTTTATCGAGAAGCCTAAGGAAGATCAGGCGAACCATTTGATCGAACAAGGAGCCTTATGGAATTGCGGGGTATTCGCTTTTACACTCGATTACATGATTTCTTTGCTCAAGAAAAAGGGATATTCAACGGAGTATTATGATTTGGTAAAACAATATTCACAATTGCCTGCAATCAGTTTCGATTACGAAGTCGTCGAAAAAGCAGCCCGCCGTCTTGTGCTTCCCTACGACGGAAAATGGAAAGATCTCGGAACCTGGAACACATTGACCGAGGAGATGGATACTTTTCTGTTGGGGAAAGGGATAATCAGTAATGATTCAAAGAATACCCATGTGATGAACGAATTGGATATTCCCGTAATCGTAACGGGAGTATCGAATCTTGTCGTGGCGGCATGTCCGGATGGCATATTGGTGACGGATAAAGCGGCAAGTTCCAAGGTGAAAG contains the following coding sequences:
- a CDS encoding sugar phosphate nucleotidyltransferase, translated to MKVILLSGGSGKRLWPLSSDARSKQFLKVLKNEKNERESMVQRVWNQLKRVNLAESAFLATSQSQVELIQTQLGNKIPLIIEPERRDTFPAIVLASVYLYSQVKVDVHEVICILPVDPFVEDTFFRKVIQLENMIHQEKADIALIGVKPTYPSEKYGYIVPDPNAGTDCAHTYKTVIQFIEKPKEDQANHLIEQGALWNCGVFAFTLDYMISLLKKKGYSTEYYDLVKQYSQLPAISFDYEVVEKAARRLVLPYDGKWKDLGTWNTLTEEMDTFLLGKGIISNDSKNTHVMNELDIPVIVTGVSNLVVAACPDGILVTDKAASSKVKELINDIKQRPMYEERRWGWYRVLDYTKLEDGNEVLTKKVVIKAGKNLSYQMHKKRSEVWTVISGEGVFVLEGAFRQIQSGDVLHIPVGSKHGIKAISDLEMIEIQMGSELIEEDIIRLCMTWEEVEKQQHAPFTLDHETLKDPPSMEFIETKNQKSCR